Proteins encoded together in one Quercus lobata isolate SW786 chromosome 3, ValleyOak3.0 Primary Assembly, whole genome shotgun sequence window:
- the LOC115980460 gene encoding F-box protein CPR1-like — MNSSNKPVCTVALGCTFDRIFEIEIPFDLPSGLSKIVGSCNGLLCLATLTNVIYLWNPSARKFKRLPDSCLGNLGVVTLGFAYHSENNDYKVLRVSCCPWIRSNVPDDIEVYVRIHGEGGALHWISRVVEGEEECKVEAIMSFDVNSEEFRMLRMPDGAMSIVRFQTCLALFKGNLAFLTFGQSEQRGGYQYSIWVMKEYGVLES, encoded by the exons ATGAATTCTTCTAACAAACCCGTTTGTACGGTCGCATTGGGCTGCACCTTTGATAGGATTTTCGAGATTGAAATTCCCTTTGATTTACCTTCTGGGTTGTCCAAAATAGTCGGTTCCTGCAATGGGTTGTTGTGTCTCGCCACTTTGACTAATGTTATATATTTGTGGAACCCCAGCGCTAGAAAATTCAAGAGGTTGCCTGATTCTTGCTTAGGAAATTTGGGTGTTGTTACACTCGGATTTGCTTATCATTCGGAGAACAATGACTACAAGGTTTTAAGGGTTTCGTGTTGTCCTTGGATAAGATCGAATGTGCCTGATGACATTGAGGTGTACGTTCGGATTCATGGAGAAGG TGGAGCTTTGCACTGGATCTCACGTGTCGTAGAAGGAGAAGAGGAGTGTAAGGTTGAAGCGATTATGTCATTTGATGTCAATAGTGAGGAATTTAGAATGTTAAGAATGCCTGATGGTGCTATGTCAATAGTGAGATTTCAGACATGTCTTGCATTATTCAAGGGGAATCTGGCTTTCCTTACATTTGGACAAAGTGAACAACGTGGTGGCTACCAATACTCCATCTGGGTGATGAAGGAGTATGGCGTGCTTGAGTCTTAG